A genomic stretch from Desulfotignum balticum DSM 7044 includes:
- a CDS encoding hydantoinase/oxoprolinase family protein, whose protein sequence is MYKACIDIGGTFTDCVVSDEQGNFEQFKAPSTPKEFSQGVLDVLGVAAKGYGKDKEAFISQLGLIIHGSTVATNAVVTRNISKTALITTTGFRDILEMRRALKIETKSMYEAIIPPYEPIVPRYLRFTLEEETRFDGEVSKPINRAELKLVIEKLKREKVEAVAVCFINSYANPQNEKETAELCQKFLGEDVFVTYSCDILPTMGEYARLSTAVISASIGPIVSKYMGKLERGLQKAGFNGQLLIMQANQFAQSVEAIKRKPVYLIGSGPSAAPAGGAFLGEVLGESNFIGADMGGTTFDASLIKQGEVTLTPGVWLNDERLGVKVVDVQSIGAGGGSIAWIGPLGLLRVGPQSAGADPGPCCFNKGGTEPTVADAAVILGYIPTDGFWYGKMELNVDFARAAVKKVAEPLGMTIEEASQAIMTTVNSSMANGITEITTKKGVDVRDFSMLAFGGATPLCCAFIADLLNIDKVIIPNYAPSFSAWSMFSLDIGRDYLRSYISKIENADTNEINRLFEDMIAETLSEFEVLDISRKDLTLTRSADVRYVGQYHEIEMGLPDGEIIGADIEKLTNEFHRKHNDLYTFSLPWVSVEFRNLRLIAKVKRQKINVKKVEAGTEDASSAMKRMRPCYFSEGFIDTQIYDGKKLKAGNMILGPAVIEEPLTTVVIPQNFQCKVDDFGNYIMRRV, encoded by the coding sequence ATGTATAAGGCGTGTATTGACATAGGCGGGACGTTTACCGATTGTGTTGTTTCGGACGAACAGGGAAACTTTGAACAGTTTAAGGCGCCGAGTACTCCAAAAGAGTTCTCTCAAGGCGTGCTGGATGTGTTAGGAGTGGCAGCCAAGGGGTATGGCAAGGATAAAGAGGCGTTTATCAGCCAGCTTGGGTTGATCATACACGGCTCAACCGTGGCGACCAATGCGGTGGTGACACGAAATATTTCGAAAACGGCGTTGATCACTACAACCGGGTTCAGAGATATTCTTGAGATGCGCCGAGCTCTCAAAATTGAGACAAAATCAATGTATGAAGCCATTATTCCACCTTATGAACCGATCGTCCCCAGATATTTAAGATTCACGCTGGAAGAGGAAACCCGATTTGACGGGGAGGTGAGCAAGCCCATCAACCGGGCGGAACTGAAGCTTGTCATCGAGAAATTGAAAAGAGAAAAAGTGGAGGCGGTCGCTGTCTGCTTTATTAATTCTTATGCAAACCCTCAGAATGAAAAGGAAACGGCGGAACTTTGCCAAAAATTTCTGGGTGAAGACGTGTTTGTGACCTATTCCTGCGACATTCTTCCAACAATGGGTGAGTATGCACGACTGAGCACTGCGGTGATCAGCGCCAGTATTGGACCCATCGTATCAAAATACATGGGAAAATTGGAGAGAGGTCTGCAGAAGGCGGGATTCAACGGGCAACTGTTGATCATGCAGGCCAACCAGTTTGCTCAGTCCGTGGAAGCAATCAAACGAAAACCCGTCTACCTGATCGGTTCAGGGCCGTCTGCTGCACCGGCCGGCGGTGCATTCCTGGGAGAAGTTTTAGGCGAATCAAATTTTATCGGTGCCGACATGGGCGGTACGACCTTTGATGCCAGTTTGATTAAACAGGGTGAGGTGACGTTGACTCCAGGTGTATGGCTTAACGACGAGCGACTGGGAGTGAAGGTGGTTGATGTCCAGAGCATTGGGGCAGGAGGGGGGAGTATTGCCTGGATCGGTCCATTGGGATTGTTGCGTGTTGGTCCGCAAAGCGCCGGTGCTGATCCTGGGCCCTGCTGTTTCAACAAAGGCGGAACAGAACCGACCGTGGCCGATGCAGCGGTGATTCTCGGATATATCCCGACAGATGGGTTCTGGTATGGCAAAATGGAGTTGAATGTTGATTTTGCCAGAGCCGCCGTAAAAAAAGTTGCGGAACCTCTGGGCATGACCATTGAAGAAGCTTCCCAGGCCATAATGACAACAGTAAATTCATCTATGGCCAACGGAATCACGGAGATCACCACCAAAAAAGGGGTGGATGTCAGAGATTTCAGCATGCTGGCATTTGGGGGAGCCACGCCGCTTTGTTGTGCATTTATTGCCGATCTGCTGAATATTGATAAGGTGATCATTCCCAATTATGCGCCGTCGTTCAGTGCATGGAGTATGTTTTCTCTGGATATTGGTCGGGATTATTTAAGATCCTATATTTCTAAAATAGAAAATGCCGACACAAATGAAATCAACCGGTTATTCGAAGATATGATAGCGGAGACGCTGAGCGAGTTCGAAGTGCTGGATATATCCAGAAAGGATCTGACGCTCACCCGGTCTGCTGATGTTCGGTATGTGGGACAATATCATGAAATAGAGATGGGACTTCCTGATGGTGAGATAATCGGTGCGGATATTGAGAAACTGACAAATGAATTTCATCGGAAACATAATGATCTTTACACCTTTTCTCTGCCATGGGTGTCGGTTGAATTTCGAAATCTGCGGTTGATCGCAAAAGTGAAAAGACAAAAGATCAATGTAAAAAAAGTGGAAGCAGGTACGGAAGATGCTTCTTCAGCGATGAAGAGAATGCGCCCGTGTTATTTTTCCGAAGGATTTATTGATACACAAATCTATGATGGCAAAAAGCTAAAAGCCGGAAATATGATTCTTGGACCGGCGGTTATTGAAGAGCCTTTGACGACGGTGGTGATACCTCAGAATTTTCAATGCAAAGTGGATGATTTTGGTAATTACATTATGAGGAGAGTATAA
- a CDS encoding hydantoinase B/oxoprolinase family protein, whose protein sequence is MEKIDPITIATTWHAIQRICKEMRETIERTATNVLAVTLHDLAYGIWDAKGNAIAIPEGFPCRLISSSFPIKAVKKQFGDNIHPGDVFMTNDPFNAGAVHLPDWVFICPIFYDDELVLFTCMGTHVPDNGGSFPGAYYIAHDSIAEGLHIPPIKLVEKGEMREDLLGLILANNRLPDMMRREIKSLIGSTTFAQKRTVELLDKYGKDTVFTCIDEMIRRTEKAVREEISKWPDGIYVAESNTDDDGIEMGKPVTVKCKLIIQGDEATFDFSESDDQCKGFVNMGYSVLQSMAVATVFLFLDPELAAYHNEGSLKPLHIVSRKGSVCDCTDGSLVAAAPSLVGGRVVECVLSVLSQALPDHAIASYAGPNELMFIGHDPRTNELYVDVSFCPDAGAGAVYGYDGYQCFACGGTLGVVSKADAEEEMVRFPWRVTKYEFMTDSHGAGKWRSAPGVRWEAVNEGSDCISNLGPCDGWATQGPGQQGGQPSRVNEAYVIRGDERVKIRHPHVIQQLKSGDVYVTKTGGGAGIGLPEERDPEAVRMDVKNELVSVRMAREVYKVVIDPETFEIYETATQKLRGAV, encoded by the coding sequence ATGGAAAAGATCGATCCCATTACTATAGCGACGACCTGGCATGCCATACAGCGGATTTGCAAAGAAATGAGAGAAACCATTGAAAGAACGGCGACCAATGTTCTGGCTGTCACGCTTCATGATCTGGCTTACGGCATCTGGGATGCAAAAGGAAATGCCATCGCCATTCCGGAAGGATTTCCCTGCCGGTTGATTTCAAGTTCGTTCCCGATCAAAGCGGTGAAAAAGCAGTTTGGGGACAACATTCATCCCGGTGATGTATTTATGACCAATGACCCGTTCAATGCCGGAGCCGTCCATCTTCCGGACTGGGTGTTCATCTGCCCGATATTTTACGATGATGAACTGGTCCTGTTTACCTGTATGGGAACCCATGTGCCGGACAATGGCGGTTCGTTTCCCGGTGCTTATTATATCGCACATGATTCCATTGCAGAAGGGCTTCATATTCCGCCGATCAAATTGGTGGAAAAGGGCGAGATGAGAGAGGATTTGCTGGGCTTAATTCTTGCCAACAACCGATTGCCCGATATGATGCGGCGGGAGATAAAATCGCTGATCGGCAGCACCACGTTTGCACAGAAAAGAACCGTGGAATTGCTGGATAAATATGGCAAAGACACGGTATTTACCTGCATTGATGAAATGATCAGACGGACGGAAAAGGCGGTGCGGGAAGAAATTTCCAAGTGGCCGGACGGCATATATGTTGCGGAATCAAATACAGATGATGATGGCATTGAAATGGGAAAACCCGTTACCGTCAAATGCAAATTGATCATCCAGGGTGATGAAGCAACTTTTGATTTTTCAGAAAGTGATGATCAGTGCAAAGGTTTTGTCAATATGGGGTATTCTGTTCTCCAGAGTATGGCCGTAGCCACTGTGTTTCTTTTTCTGGATCCGGAACTGGCCGCCTATCATAACGAAGGAAGCTTGAAACCCTTACACATCGTTTCCAGAAAAGGATCAGTCTGTGATTGTACAGATGGCAGTCTGGTAGCGGCGGCGCCTTCCCTGGTTGGCGGCAGAGTGGTGGAGTGCGTGTTGTCGGTACTTTCCCAGGCATTACCGGACCACGCCATTGCATCTTATGCAGGCCCCAATGAACTGATGTTTATCGGCCATGATCCAAGAACCAATGAGCTGTATGTCGATGTATCATTCTGTCCGGATGCGGGTGCCGGAGCCGTGTATGGTTATGACGGGTATCAGTGTTTTGCCTGCGGTGGGACCTTGGGCGTCGTCAGTAAGGCGGATGCTGAAGAGGAGATGGTCCGGTTTCCCTGGCGTGTGACAAAATATGAATTCATGACGGATTCACACGGAGCCGGTAAATGGCGAAGCGCTCCTGGTGTGCGATGGGAAGCGGTGAACGAAGGGTCTGACTGTATTTCCAATTTAGGACCTTGTGACGGGTGGGCAACACAAGGTCCGGGTCAGCAGGGTGGACAACCGTCCCGGGTCAACGAGGCCTATGTGATTCGGGGGGATGAACGAGTTAAAATCAGACACCCTCATGTCATTCAACAACTGAAATCAGGGGATGTGTACGTCACTAAGACGGGCGGTGGTGCAGGCATCGGACTTCCTGAAGAGCGGGATCCCGAGGCGGTGAGGATGGACGTTAAGAATGAACTGGTCTCGGTGAGAATGGCCCGGGAAGTGTATAAGGTGGTCATTGATCCAGAAACATTTGAGATTTATGAAACAGCGACCCAGAAACTCAGGGGAGCGGTTTAG
- a CDS encoding CoA transferase subunit A, whose protein sequence is MNKVYKDIQQALNDVEDGMVIAVGGFFTAGVPRGLLKALVKNGSRKLTLACGSGPLLGAIEEAQTLMDNNQIAKVIDSYALPRSISKGLDNAFEQHVRDGSIELEIYPMGTLAEKYRSAGAGIPAFYTPTGTGTLVRNTRITNSQTCCADKETRIIDGREYVLEYALKPDIAFVHAYAGDSEGNLQYRKTARNFNHVMATAGKITIAEVENLLEPGEILPDQVHTPGIFVQRVVKVPRSQISIGI, encoded by the coding sequence ATGAACAAGGTATATAAAGATATACAGCAGGCTTTGAACGATGTGGAAGACGGCATGGTCATCGCGGTGGGGGGGTTTTTTACCGCCGGTGTTCCCAGAGGGCTTTTAAAGGCTCTGGTGAAAAATGGTTCTAGGAAACTCACCCTGGCTTGCGGCTCCGGTCCCCTGCTGGGGGCTATAGAAGAGGCACAGACGTTGATGGACAATAATCAGATTGCCAAAGTGATCGATTCCTATGCCCTGCCCCGTTCCATCAGCAAAGGGCTGGACAATGCCTTTGAACAGCACGTCAGAGACGGCAGTATTGAATTGGAAATTTATCCCATGGGGACACTGGCAGAAAAATATCGGTCCGCCGGAGCCGGGATTCCTGCGTTCTATACTCCGACCGGTACGGGTACTCTGGTCAGAAATACTCGGATCACAAACAGTCAGACCTGCTGTGCCGACAAGGAAACCCGGATCATTGACGGCAGGGAGTACGTGCTGGAATATGCGCTTAAACCGGATATCGCTTTTGTCCATGCGTATGCTGGTGATTCAGAAGGCAATCTTCAGTACCGGAAAACGGCCAGAAATTTCAACCATGTCATGGCCACTGCCGGAAAAATAACTATTGCTGAAGTGGAAAACCTGTTGGAACCCGGAGAGATTCTGCCGGATCAGGTGCACACCCCGGGGATATTTGTTCAGCGCGTCGTCAAAGTACCCCGGTCGCAGATTTCAATCGGTATATAG
- a CDS encoding CoA-transferase, translating into MKKFEGLPREIIAMRVCKDISDGSYVNLGIGIPTLIGNWIEGRDIVLQSEIGMLKAGPLAFEEDVDQDLVNASCQPIMEMPGTAYFDICDSFTMIRGGHVDVTVMGAFQVSARGDFASWNNPDRGLGNVGNIGGSMDLAAGASNLFIAMEHTTSQGEKKIVETLTYPATGVCKVKKIFTDLAVIQVTPQGLVLEEYFPGVTPDEIQSVTGAKLIFSPDLREIEL; encoded by the coding sequence ATGAAAAAATTTGAAGGTCTTCCAAGAGAGATTATCGCCATGCGCGTCTGTAAGGATATTTCAGATGGGTCCTATGTCAATCTCGGGATCGGCATTCCCACGCTGATCGGCAACTGGATTGAGGGCAGAGATATTGTTTTACAATCGGAAATCGGTATGCTGAAAGCTGGACCCCTGGCATTTGAAGAGGATGTGGATCAGGACCTGGTCAATGCCAGCTGTCAGCCGATCATGGAAATGCCGGGAACCGCTTATTTTGATATCTGTGATTCGTTTACAATGATCAGAGGTGGACATGTGGATGTCACGGTGATGGGCGCTTTTCAAGTCAGTGCCAGGGGGGATTTCGCTTCCTGGAATAATCCTGACCGGGGACTTGGGAATGTCGGAAATATTGGCGGTTCCATGGATCTGGCAGCAGGTGCCAGCAACCTGTTCATTGCCATGGAACATACGACATCCCAAGGAGAGAAAAAAATTGTTGAAACCCTGACATATCCCGCCACCGGTGTTTGCAAGGTGAAAAAAATTTTTACTGACCTTGCGGTTATTCAAGTTACGCCACAGGGGTTGGTGCTGGAAGAATATTTTCCCGGAGTTACGCCGGATGAGATTCAATCGGTGACAGGAGCGAAATTAATTTTTTCTCCCGATTTAAGAGAAATTGAATTATAA
- a CDS encoding acetate--CoA ligase family protein — protein MHYQPELRIDFDAITVLFREAEQQGREILFEHETYRLLADSGAETPPSVNFVAKGSQLSNETIDAMPGDKVVLKIVSPGIVHKTEASGVRIVEKKADKIRSAMRRMMYEVPDTLIDQIERQKIQAPDAYEGLSGDDLKNAIVQEILGILIVQFMPPDSESFGNELIVGIRNTREFGMVISAGLGGTDTELYAERFRKGQAIVTASTAMTDGSTFFRLFKKTISYKKLAGLTRGQRRIVTDEQLVECFSSFVAMANYYSPENPQAPYVIEELEINPFAFTDYLMVPLDGMCRFSRPVPLPAKRPFHKVGHLLRPNKIGIIGISTGRVNFGRLILNNILANGYNSKDIRIVKPGLDEFEGIRCVPDLAALDTKLDLFVVAVNAQQVPDLVDEIILQDAANTVMLIPGGMGETAESEARARHLMDKIRDAHLKEGGGPVFLGANCLGVISHPGKYDTLFIPEVKLPKRRGDHKRNTAFVSQSGAFMITRLSKCPEIDPAYMISVGNQNDLTLGDIVKYLKDDPDISVIAVYAEGFKDLDGLEFSRAVREAVQNGKDVVFYKAGRTPEGKTATSGHTASLAGDYTVCESCVQQAGGMIARTFPQFENLVMLSQRLHDKKIHGTRLAAVSGAGFEAVGMADNIRSDDYTLQMAGFTTETTHALSNFLATKRLDGLVEVKNPLDINPAADDETHVTLVKFLAEDPNVDVVVVGLDPLSPAMRTLAECEAKKYNMDDKESIALQMPKLASELQKPVVGVVDGGFLYEPLVNALLSQGMAVFRSSDRAIHALAVYVESRLYAEQIRYTG, from the coding sequence ATGCATTATCAACCAGAGCTGCGAATTGATTTTGACGCGATTACGGTGCTTTTCAGGGAGGCGGAACAGCAGGGACGCGAGATATTGTTTGAGCATGAAACATATCGCCTGCTGGCGGATTCGGGTGCTGAAACACCACCTTCCGTCAATTTTGTGGCTAAGGGAAGTCAGCTCTCCAATGAAACGATAGATGCCATGCCCGGAGACAAGGTGGTTTTGAAAATTGTCTCTCCGGGAATTGTTCATAAGACAGAGGCCAGTGGTGTCCGAATTGTGGAGAAGAAGGCCGATAAAATTCGATCGGCCATGCGGCGCATGATGTATGAAGTGCCGGACACTTTGATAGATCAGATTGAACGGCAGAAAATTCAAGCGCCGGATGCGTATGAGGGATTGTCTGGCGATGATTTGAAAAATGCCATTGTCCAGGAAATTCTCGGTATTTTGATTGTTCAGTTCATGCCGCCGGATTCAGAATCTTTCGGTAATGAATTGATCGTCGGGATTCGAAATACCCGGGAATTCGGCATGGTTATCAGTGCAGGCTTGGGCGGGACAGATACGGAACTCTACGCGGAACGATTCCGCAAAGGCCAGGCCATTGTCACTGCATCCACTGCCATGACCGATGGATCTACCTTTTTTCGTTTGTTCAAAAAAACCATCAGTTACAAAAAACTGGCAGGATTGACCCGGGGGCAGCGGCGGATTGTTACGGACGAACAACTGGTCGAATGCTTCAGTTCTTTTGTGGCCATGGCAAATTACTATTCACCGGAAAATCCGCAGGCGCCCTATGTCATAGAGGAACTGGAAATAAATCCCTTTGCATTTACCGATTATCTGATGGTACCGCTGGATGGCATGTGCCGATTTTCCAGACCGGTTCCACTGCCGGCTAAACGGCCGTTTCATAAAGTGGGGCATCTGCTTCGTCCGAACAAGATCGGTATCATCGGGATTTCCACCGGAAGAGTGAATTTCGGCAGACTCATTTTGAACAATATTTTAGCCAATGGGTATAACTCGAAAGATATCCGTATTGTCAAACCCGGCCTGGATGAGTTTGAAGGGATACGATGCGTGCCGGATTTAGCCGCCCTTGATACGAAACTGGATCTGTTTGTAGTGGCGGTGAATGCCCAGCAGGTGCCTGATCTGGTGGATGAGATCATTTTACAAGATGCCGCCAATACGGTTATGCTTATTCCGGGAGGAATGGGAGAGACAGCGGAAAGTGAAGCGCGTGCCCGTCATCTTATGGATAAAATCCGTGACGCCCATTTAAAAGAAGGCGGAGGACCGGTGTTTCTGGGTGCCAATTGTCTTGGAGTGATCTCACATCCCGGTAAATATGATACCCTGTTCATACCAGAGGTGAAACTGCCCAAACGGCGGGGTGATCATAAAAGAAATACCGCTTTTGTCAGTCAGAGTGGTGCATTTATGATCACACGGTTGAGCAAATGTCCGGAAATTGATCCGGCATATATGATCTCCGTGGGAAACCAGAATGATTTGACGTTGGGAGATATTGTAAAATACCTCAAGGATGATCCGGATATCAGTGTTATTGCCGTTTACGCGGAAGGGTTCAAAGATCTGGACGGGCTGGAGTTCAGCCGGGCTGTGCGGGAAGCGGTTCAAAACGGCAAAGATGTGGTATTCTATAAAGCCGGACGGACTCCTGAAGGCAAAACCGCCACCTCCGGGCACACCGCATCCCTGGCCGGGGATTATACGGTCTGTGAATCCTGTGTGCAGCAGGCAGGCGGCATGATTGCACGGACCTTTCCCCAGTTTGAGAATCTGGTCATGCTTTCCCAGCGGTTGCATGACAAAAAGATCCATGGAACCCGTCTGGCAGCAGTCAGCGGGGCCGGTTTCGAAGCCGTCGGCATGGCGGACAATATCCGGTCTGATGATTATACCCTTCAGATGGCTGGATTCACTACCGAAACGACCCATGCACTTAGCAATTTCTTGGCTACCAAACGTCTGGACGGCTTGGTGGAGGTTAAAAATCCACTGGATATCAATCCGGCGGCTGATGATGAAACTCATGTCACCTTAGTGAAATTTCTGGCCGAAGACCCTAATGTCGATGTGGTAGTGGTGGGCCTGGATCCATTGTCACCGGCCATGAGGACCCTTGCCGAATGTGAAGCCAAAAAATATAACATGGATGACAAGGAAAGCATTGCCTTGCAGATGCCGAAACTGGCGTCTGAGTTGCAGAAGCCCGTGGTGGGCGTGGTGGATGGCGGATTTCTGTATGAACCACTGGTCAATGCACTTCTGTCTCAGGGAATGGCTGTGTTCCGGTCGTCGGACCGAGCGATTCATGCGCTGGCAGTCTACGTAGAAAGCCGGCTGTATGCAGAGCAGATTCGTTACACAGGCTGA
- a CDS encoding acyl-CoA dehydrogenase family protein: MDFNLSKEQLILKKSIKEFVRREVEPVAEQTDRNGYLPDELIQKMVALHLPGMIVSQDYGGSGSTLFDCALAIEELSYSGCGAWWYAAFTNSLLDCISTYGTKRQKSKYLPSVIKGKQIPSIQFTEDQTGADPRMLQTRAVPDNNGHIVNGMKRFSTFGSRPGNAILYALDQNEICTAFVMEKLAPGYSCSNQYELMGSGGIEAVDVYLDNVRLPEDSVLESSGEGFAILLYWIAIEKILQNAACVGIAQAAMDEAISYSASRALRTGPQHRLQGVQFMIAEMYARLQACRWVTYHAAFRKDVNDPAWVREAAASKIFVVQAAMEIVDTSRKIHGAYGYTKAYKVERLYRAIAGASAIAGSLEVNRSVVANALIRPDKK, encoded by the coding sequence ATGGATTTCAATCTGAGCAAAGAACAGCTAATTCTCAAAAAATCAATCAAAGAGTTTGTGCGCCGGGAGGTGGAGCCGGTCGCCGAACAGACGGATCGAAATGGGTACCTTCCCGATGAGTTGATCCAAAAAATGGTGGCCCTACACCTCCCTGGGATGATTGTTTCTCAAGATTATGGGGGAAGTGGCTCAACCCTTTTTGATTGTGCGCTTGCCATTGAGGAATTGAGTTATTCCGGATGTGGGGCCTGGTGGTATGCCGCCTTTACCAATAGTCTGCTCGACTGCATTTCCACTTATGGCACCAAGCGACAAAAGAGCAAATATCTGCCATCGGTGATCAAAGGAAAGCAGATCCCCAGTATCCAGTTCACGGAAGACCAGACAGGTGCCGACCCCCGAATGCTCCAGACCCGCGCCGTTCCAGACAACAATGGGCATATCGTCAACGGCATGAAACGATTCAGCACTTTTGGATCCCGGCCCGGAAACGCAATCCTGTATGCCCTTGATCAAAATGAGATATGTACGGCATTTGTCATGGAGAAACTGGCCCCGGGTTATTCGTGCAGCAACCAATATGAACTGATGGGCAGCGGCGGGATTGAAGCGGTGGATGTGTATCTCGACAATGTCCGATTGCCGGAAGACAGCGTATTAGAGTCCAGCGGCGAAGGCTTTGCCATTCTGCTGTACTGGATTGCCATCGAAAAAATACTTCAGAACGCCGCGTGTGTGGGAATTGCCCAGGCAGCCATGGATGAGGCTATCAGCTATTCCGCTTCCCGTGCCCTACGGACAGGCCCTCAGCATCGTCTACAAGGTGTCCAGTTTATGATCGCTGAAATGTATGCCCGGCTCCAGGCATGTAGATGGGTCACCTATCACGCAGCGTTTCGCAAAGATGTGAATGATCCCGCCTGGGTCCGTGAAGCGGCTGCATCAAAAATCTTTGTGGTTCAAGCAGCCATGGAAATTGTGGACACTTCCAGAAAAATCCATGGTGCTTATGGTTATACCAAAGCCTACAAGGTCGAACGCTTGTACCGGGCCATTGCCGGCGCATCCGCCATTGCCGGGAGTTTGGAAGTCAACCGGTCTGTCGTGGCCAACGCATTGATCAGACCGGACAAAAAATAG
- a CDS encoding CaiB/BaiF CoA transferase family protein, whose translation MGLLKDIRITDFTRVVAGPYCTRMLADFGAEVIKVQSKKTAVGAEDNTRGYFGAWNRNKKSISLNMAHSEARDLAEKLVAVSDVVVENFSPRVMENWKLDYPHMKLLKKDIILLSLSGMGHTGPWKNHVAFGATIQALSGFSHLTAYDENTPVGSGFAYADIVSGIYGAIAVMAALEYRTRNGKGMHIDLSEYEVMCSLLGPELMAANQPDLFPRSWGNESGNSPAAPHGCYPCRGTDRWCVIAVFDDNQWAAFCQVLNNPDWMREKKFTTLFSRISHADELDAHIREWTAVRNAESVVSALQKAGIPAGVVKDAHDLAIDPHLRERRFFTQMQHPVLGNVSADTSPIRFKNMPRATLKSSPLLGQDNQSIFVNLLGLSETEFADYIQQGIIG comes from the coding sequence ATGGGTCTTCTCAAAGATATTCGAATCACCGATTTCACGCGCGTTGTGGCTGGGCCTTACTGTACGCGGATGCTCGCAGATTTCGGCGCCGAAGTCATCAAGGTGCAGTCTAAAAAAACAGCGGTCGGTGCGGAAGATAATACCCGAGGATATTTTGGGGCCTGGAACCGGAATAAAAAAAGCATTTCTTTGAACATGGCCCACTCTGAAGCCAGGGATCTGGCCGAAAAACTGGTTGCCGTCAGTGACGTGGTGGTGGAAAATTTTTCACCCCGGGTGATGGAGAACTGGAAACTGGACTACCCCCACATGAAACTGCTGAAAAAGGACATCATCCTGCTGAGCCTTTCTGGAATGGGCCATACCGGCCCGTGGAAAAATCATGTCGCCTTCGGGGCCACGATTCAGGCCTTGAGCGGATTTTCACATCTTACGGCATACGATGAAAATACGCCTGTGGGATCGGGTTTTGCATATGCAGATATTGTTTCCGGAATTTATGGTGCCATCGCCGTCATGGCGGCGCTGGAATATCGAACCCGCAACGGCAAGGGGATGCATATCGATCTTTCAGAGTATGAAGTCATGTGTTCGCTGCTGGGACCGGAGCTGATGGCGGCAAACCAGCCGGACCTTTTTCCCCGTTCATGGGGAAATGAGTCCGGAAATTCGCCGGCAGCCCCTCATGGGTGTTATCCCTGCCGTGGCACTGACCGCTGGTGTGTCATTGCTGTTTTTGATGACAATCAATGGGCTGCGTTCTGTCAGGTGCTCAACAATCCCGACTGGATGCGGGAAAAAAAATTCACCACCCTGTTTTCCCGAATATCGCATGCGGATGAACTTGACGCACACATAAGGGAATGGACAGCTGTTCGAAACGCTGAATCGGTTGTTTCAGCTCTCCAAAAGGCGGGCATTCCCGCTGGCGTTGTTAAAGATGCCCATGACCTGGCAATCGACCCGCATCTGCGTGAAAGGCGATTTTTCACACAGATGCAGCATCCGGTTTTGGGAAACGTTTCCGCAGACACATCACCCATCCGGTTCAAAAACATGCCCCGGGCCACTTTGAAAAGTTCGCCTCTGCTGGGGCAAGACAATCAGTCCATATTTGTCAATCTTTTGGGACTGTCTGAAACTGAATTTGCCGATTATATCCAACAGGGAATCATCGGCTGA